From the Diospyros lotus cultivar Yz01 chromosome 13, ASM1463336v1, whole genome shotgun sequence genome, one window contains:
- the LOC127788704 gene encoding protein DETOXIFICATION 24-like, which translates to MDNKMDERLLRSEERSGGNLGRRVWLESRKIWRVAFPGIISRVSAFGILVVTQAFIGHIDEVDLAAYALCQTIMLRFVNGILLGMSSATETLCGQAFGARQYNMMGIYLQRSWIVDFVTATVLLPIFIFATPIFRLLGEDEAISKVAGTISLWFIPFVYSFIFSLTIQMYLQSQLKNAVIAWLSASTFLLHLALSWIFVSKLSLGVFGAMGALSISSWLVVFGEFFYIFGGWCPDTWKGFTMAAFTDLWPVVKLSVSSGIMLCLELWYNSILLLVAGYMKNAEVAISAFSICLNISAWQFMLFLGFLGAASVRISNELGRGDAKAAKFSIKVIMGTSVLLGVLCFILCLVFGNKLGYLFTSSEEVAETVGDLSVLLAFTMLFNGIQPVLTGVAVGAGLQASVAVINLGCYYVIGIPFGVVLAYVADLEIKGIWIGMISGMAIQILVLGFMIWRTSWDEQVKNASERLQRWSLQPSEESNESLNHS; encoded by the exons ATGGACAACAAGATGGATGAGAGGCTACTCAGGTCAGAAGAACGTAGTGGTGGTAATTTGGGAAGGAGAGTTTGGTTAGAATCCAGAAAGATATGGAGAGTGGCATTCCCCGGTATAATATCCAGAGTGTCTGCATTTGGGATTCTAGTGGTTACACAAGCTTTCATTGGCCACATAGATGAAGTAGATCTCGCGGCATATGCACTTTGTCAAACCATTATGTTGCGATTTGTCAACGGGATACTG CTAGGAATGTCCAGCGCCACTGAAACTCTTTGTGGGCAAGCCTTCGGGGCCAGGCAGTACAACATGATGGGGATATACCTACAGCGCTCGTGGATCGTCGATTTCGTCACTGCAACTGTGCTACTCCCCATCTTCATCTTCGCAACACCCATCTTTCGGCTTCTAGGCGAAGACGAAGCCATATCTAAAGTAGCCGGCACCATATCCCTCTGGTTCATTCCCTTTGTGTACAGCTTCATCTTCAGTTTGACTATTCAGATGTACCTACAAAGCCAGTTGAAGAACGCGGTCATCGCATGGCTCAGTGCGTCCACATTCCTGCTCCATCTGGCCTTGTCGTGGATCTTTGTGTCCAAGCTGAGCTTGGGAGTTTTCGGTGCAATGGGTGCGTTGAGTATATCGTCTTGGCTAGTGGTTTTTGGGGAGTTCTTTTACATTTTCGGAGGGTGGTGCCCTGATACATGGAAGGGATTCACCATGGCTGCGTTCACTGATCTGTGGCCTGTGGTGAAGTTATCGGTATCCTCTGGCATAATGCTTTG CTTGGAGTTATGGTACAATTCTATTTTACTTCTAGTTGCCGGCTACATGAAAAATGCAGAGGTTGCCATTTCTGCCTTCTCAATTTG TCTAAATATCAGCGCTTGGCAGTTTATGCTGTTCCTCGGTTTCCTTGGTGCTGCAAG TGTGCGGATTTCAAACGAACTGGGAAGAGGAGATGCTAAAGCTGCAAAGTTTTCAATTAAAGTCATAATGGGCACTTCAGTTCTACTTGGAGTTTTGTGCTTCATCCTCTGTTTAGTTTTTGGCAATAAACTTGGATACTTGTTTACAAGCAGTGAGGAAGTGGCAGAAACTGTTGGAGACCTCTCTGTTCTGCTTGCTTTCACAATGCTGTTCAATGGCATTCAGCCTGTACTCACCG GGGTGGCTGTTGGCGCGGGTTTACAGGCCAGCGTTGCTGTGATTAACCTTGGCTGCTATTATGTGATTGGGATTCCATTTGGAGTTGTGCTTGCATATGTGGCTGATCTTGAAATTAAG GGAATATGGATCGGGATGATCTCTGGCATGGCAATCCAAATACTTGTACTCGGTTTCATGATATGGAGAACTAGTTGGGATGAGCAG